One Anaerolineae bacterium genomic window carries:
- a CDS encoding XdhC family protein yields the protein METIYHKLAELLDRGETVALATIVEAKGSVPREVGAKMIIHPLGQHVGTVGGGCGEAEVIRAALDVICTGQPTIVTVDLTEEISLQSTGICGGILRVFVERWPPAEGDVDV from the coding sequence ATGGAAACCATCTATCACAAGCTGGCTGAACTCTTAGATCGGGGGGAAACGGTAGCCCTAGCCACCATCGTGGAGGCCAAAGGCTCGGTCCCGCGTGAGGTAGGGGCCAAGATGATTATCCATCCGTTGGGCCAGCATGTGGGCACAGTAGGTGGCGGATGCGGAGAGGCCGAGGTGATCCGCGCCGCGCTGGATGTGATCTGCACCGGCCAGCCCACGATCGTAACCGTAGATCTCACCGAGGAGATCTCCCTGCAAAGCACGGGCATCTGTGGCGGCATCCTGCGCGTCTTCGTGGAGCGCTGGCCGCCGGCGGAGGGAGATGTGGATGTCTGA
- a CDS encoding glycoside hydrolase family 31 protein, whose product MPTFHIADERIAIETAIFTVTLDRRPPRLSIQRNGETVWQSGPAFGHARDREAWLIPHMLEEVRLTGEGLRLTALTADLSRSLLLVLAVDEDGVSVHWQADHILDEWREEAYLASAGHWYGQGGLARGVYPLEDEPLYADPFITASAHPHGLLGIQSPVWITSKGVGVILENERDLAIRLSNGLWSVTARRQTHLTYRITIGRNLADVHRRHARRMGCPSDRPIFELMRTPQWTTGARFPIGIDQDTLLHFAREILEHGFSAGLFGIDGRWQAHEGDVDFDRERFPKPHELIAELQDLGFLVTLQVTPLVSPASRHFREGRQRGYFIRRLKDGQPYLMRGRGGEGSLVDFDNPEAAAWWLDKLQALRDRYGVDGFEFDSGDGNWAPADGLTASGFNPNSYSDAYVAWVARHFRWCEVRFGWRSQGAPLLFRLADKGSHWGAENGLQAIIPQVLHVGLAGYPFVTAGVIGGEQGGDQRTEKELFIRWTELSAALPAMRFSLAPWDFDLETEEICRRYTHLHQELIPALDRATRQAVVIGAPVIRPLSWLWDDEAAHRCADQFLLGDECCVAPVVVPGARSRDVLLPPGKWRDHWTSECLDGPTALRNHSAPLDRLPLFHREG is encoded by the coding sequence ATGCCAACTTTTCACATCGCCGATGAACGCATCGCCATCGAGACCGCCATTTTCACCGTGACCCTAGATCGCCGACCGCCACGGCTGAGCATCCAACGCAATGGTGAGACGGTGTGGCAGAGCGGCCCGGCGTTCGGGCACGCTCGCGATCGCGAAGCCTGGCTGATCCCGCACATGCTGGAGGAAGTGCGCTTGACAGGTGAAGGGCTACGGCTGACCGCTCTTACGGCTGACCTCAGCCGGTCGCTATTGCTGGTCTTGGCCGTGGACGAGGACGGCGTGTCGGTACACTGGCAGGCTGACCATATCCTAGACGAGTGGCGCGAGGAAGCATATCTGGCCTCCGCTGGCCACTGGTATGGCCAAGGAGGGCTCGCCCGGGGCGTATATCCGTTAGAGGACGAGCCGCTCTACGCCGATCCTTTTATCACTGCCAGCGCTCATCCGCACGGGTTGCTGGGTATCCAGAGCCCTGTTTGGATCACCAGCAAAGGTGTCGGCGTGATCCTGGAAAACGAGCGTGATCTGGCGATCAGGTTGAGCAACGGGTTGTGGTCAGTGACCGCTCGGCGCCAGACGCATCTGACTTATCGCATCACCATCGGCCGTAACCTTGCCGATGTGCACAGGCGTCATGCCCGCCGGATGGGATGTCCCTCTGATCGGCCCATCTTCGAGCTGATGCGCACGCCGCAGTGGACCACAGGAGCCCGTTTCCCGATAGGGATAGATCAGGATACGCTGTTGCATTTCGCGCGTGAAATCTTGGAGCATGGCTTCTCGGCCGGCCTCTTCGGCATCGACGGCCGCTGGCAAGCCCACGAGGGCGATGTGGATTTCGACCGCGAGCGATTCCCTAAGCCTCACGAACTGATCGCTGAATTGCAAGACCTGGGCTTTCTGGTCACCTTGCAAGTGACGCCACTGGTCAGCCCGGCCTCCCGCCATTTCAGGGAGGGCCGCCAGCGAGGCTATTTCATCCGCCGTCTCAAGGACGGCCAACCCTATCTCATGCGCGGGCGAGGAGGCGAGGGATCTCTGGTGGATTTCGACAACCCGGAGGCTGCGGCCTGGTGGCTGGACAAGTTACAGGCCCTACGAGATCGGTACGGAGTGGACGGGTTTGAATTCGACAGCGGCGATGGGAACTGGGCCCCTGCTGATGGCCTGACTGCGAGTGGCTTCAACCCCAACAGTTACAGCGATGCCTATGTCGCCTGGGTGGCCAGGCACTTCCGGTGGTGTGAAGTGCGCTTCGGCTGGCGTTCCCAGGGGGCGCCACTGCTCTTCCGGTTAGCGGACAAGGGAAGCCATTGGGGCGCAGAGAACGGCCTGCAGGCGATCATCCCGCAGGTACTCCATGTAGGGTTGGCCGGTTATCCTTTCGTCACTGCAGGCGTGATCGGTGGCGAACAGGGCGGGGATCAGCGCACGGAGAAGGAGCTATTTATCCGTTGGACGGAGTTGAGCGCAGCCCTGCCAGCTATGCGGTTTTCCCTTGCGCCGTGGGACTTTGATCTGGAGACGGAGGAAATCTGCCGACGATATACGCATCTGCATCAGGAGCTGATTCCTGCACTGGACCGGGCGACACGCCAAGCCGTCGTCATCGGCGCGCCGGTAATCCGCCCGCTGAGCTGGCTTTGGGATGATGAGGCAGCTCATCGGTGCGCTGACCAGTTTCTGCTGGGCGACGAGTGCTGTGTGGCGCCGGTGGTCGTGCCCGGCGCTCGTTCCCGGGACGTGCTCTTGCCGCCAGGCAAGTGGCGAGATCACTGGACGAGCGAGTGCTTGGATGGTCCGACAGCCTTACGCAACCACTCGGCGCCGCTCGATCGCCTGCCGCTCTTCCATCGTGAGGGATAA
- a CDS encoding GNAT family N-acetyltransferase produces the protein MSLQIRPLMEHELPALLELCQRALPLDRFTLPLLRRRVLHEPNRNPAYQLTAWDDDRLIGAILGGIREAEDGPAAWVRLVAVDPAHRRRQVASQLLEELQSWLRANGLHRLRVGNSAPNYFWPGLDVRYTAAFCFFQHHGFYRYGEAVDMTVDLSRCDWDTTAEEERLADEGFTIRRLMPADREAFDAWLQELWSPVWHFEALSSYENDPISTFVALRGDRICAFASYNVTMFENGFGPTGTEFEWRGHGLGRVLFYRCLRDLKALGHQTAEICWVGPIAYYARVADAWIHRVFWWMEKEL, from the coding sequence ATGAGCCTGCAAATCCGTCCGTTGATGGAACACGAGCTGCCTGCCCTGTTAGAGCTGTGTCAGCGCGCGCTGCCGCTTGATCGGTTCACGCTGCCGCTGCTACGCCGCCGCGTCCTGCACGAGCCGAACCGCAATCCAGCGTATCAGTTGACCGCCTGGGATGACGATCGGCTGATCGGGGCCATCCTAGGCGGCATCCGGGAGGCCGAAGATGGGCCGGCTGCGTGGGTTCGCTTGGTAGCGGTAGATCCCGCTCACCGCCGTCGTCAGGTCGCCTCGCAATTGCTAGAGGAGCTACAAAGCTGGCTGCGCGCCAATGGGCTCCATCGGCTTCGCGTTGGCAACAGCGCGCCCAACTACTTCTGGCCCGGACTAGATGTGCGTTACACTGCCGCCTTTTGCTTCTTCCAGCACCATGGCTTCTACCGATATGGTGAGGCCGTGGATATGACGGTGGATCTCTCTCGGTGCGATTGGGATACTACAGCTGAGGAGGAGCGCCTAGCCGACGAGGGCTTCACCATCCGCCGGCTGATGCCGGCGGACCGCGAGGCTTTCGACGCCTGGCTTCAGGAGCTATGGAGCCCGGTGTGGCATTTCGAGGCCCTCTCGTCTTACGAAAACGATCCGATCTCCACGTTCGTAGCCCTTCGTGGAGATCGCATCTGCGCCTTCGCATCCTACAATGTGACCATGTTCGAGAACGGGTTTGGCCCTACTGGCACCGAGTTTGAGTGGCGCGGCCACGGGCTGGGCCGTGTGCTTTTCTATCGTTGTCTACGGGACCTCAAGGCGCTAGGCCATCAGACCGCCGAGATCTGCTGGGTAGGCCCCATCGCTTACTATGCCCGGGTGGCCGACGCCTGGATCCATCGCGTATTCTGGTGGATGGAGAAAGAGCTATAG
- the tatA gene encoding twin-arginine translocase TatA/TatE family subunit, producing the protein MLPHLGPFELIIILVIIIIIFGVGRLPEVGGAIGRGIREFRKATSEAEEAKKELEGKGAETDKTT; encoded by the coding sequence ATGCTTCCCCATTTGGGTCCATTTGAGCTGATCATCATCTTGGTGATCATCATCATCATTTTCGGCGTCGGCCGACTTCCAGAGGTTGGCGGCGCCATCGGCAGGGGCATTCGCGAGTTCCGCAAGGCCACTAGTGAGGCTGAAGAGGCCAAGAAGGAGCTCGAAGGAAAGGGCGCCGAGACGGATAAAACGACATAA
- the tatA gene encoding twin-arginine translocase TatA/TatE family subunit, translated as MPQLGPFELIIILVIVIIIFGVGRLPELGGAIGKGIREFRKAVSEEGTKARTADQSDRDAAER; from the coding sequence ATGCCTCAGCTGGGTCCATTCGAGCTGATCATCATCTTGGTGATCGTGATCATCATTTTTGGGGTTGGCCGTTTACCGGAACTCGGCGGCGCGATCGGCAAGGGTATTCGGGAGTTCCGCAAAGCTGTCAGTGAGGAAGGAACCAAAGCCAGAACGGCAGATCAAAGCGATCGAGACGCAGCAGAACGCTGA